The Botrytis cinerea B05.10 chromosome 6, complete sequence region TTGCAATAGCCAGGGTGCTCGTCACATATCTTGAGCTCATGATTGTCTTCGTCTGGTTCCATAAAGAATCCTTTTTCTATGTTGAAGAGTACTGGTAGGTTCTTGTACAATTTTGTCTCATCCTCCGACATCTTGATATGTCCTAGAGTCCAGGCTGTTGGCCGAAGTTGATCCTTGAAGTCGAAAAGCGCATcggctccagctccagcGGCAAGTATCGTCCTATCACCCCGATGCTCCTTTCCATCAGCAGTCTTGACACCTAGTACGTCCCCGTCCTCATAAAGGAGACTGGTGACGGAACCTTCAGGTGAACCGGTAATGAACTTCACCCCAAGCCTATCAGCCTCTTTTGCTGCACTTTCCAGTGCTTTACGAGCATGCACCCAGCCGGCGCCTGAAGACTTGAACACACCTTTCCAGCCGGGAAAATCTCCTGTCAGTACGCCAGGAGGCATCGTCTTTCTGAAGTCCTCTGCAGTCGTTATTCTTACAAACCCAGACTTTGAATCTGGCAGCTCTCGCTTTTCAATATGCTCCAATGCAGCTGGCGTATCTGCAGCTACGATGTACCCAGTAGAATGGTAGTAAGGCTTGAATACTGAATCATTCAGCCAGCCTTCCGTCGCTTTGTTAAGTAGAATCATGGAAATATCATCTTCGCCCTCGGTAAAAGAGCCTATGTATGTCAGTGAATTTCCTATGCATTCAAAAATTCCCATTGCGGTAATCACCTTCTTCTACAATCTTATTGACATCATTTCCGGCGGCTATTGGGGATGGTATTGGATATGAATCGAGTATTGTAACGTCTATATAACCTCGACGAGCCAAGTGGAGAGCTGTAGATACAGCCCAAGTCCCACCTCCCACGATGAGGATTCGAGATGATTTGGTAAGTTCAGTTGGCATGATTAGAATTGGGAAACGTTTCACCAAGTTACATTTCTCGATTGGGAGCTTGGGTATACCGTTATATATCTACGTTTTGAGTCTCGAGAGAAGATGCTGAGTAGAAATGATGGGTAGGTGGTTAAACACAACTGCATGCAGTTTCGCTTGGACCTTCCCACCCACTTTCGAtctttctatctatctgcaCTGGAACCCCACCCCACCTCACCCACCAAACGGTCACTCCAAACACAATCTTACACATAATCTGAGTAACGGTATCTGTTCCGGTGTGTCTACCAAGCATCCCGTACCAAATATTTCCACATTCTTTCGCTGATTTGATCTGTGTATGCGATCGTCTTGTCTCCACTCGACGATCACCGCCAGAGATTCAACAACTTTCTACATCCACGTTGGTACAAGCACGAATTGTTTGCGACCTTACACCAACGCTCGGCGAAAATCATCGACCGCTATCTCACTACGTATTGCGTTATCAAGGTTATTTCTTCacttcctccacctcctccatctcgaTGCTCAATGTAAATCATGCCACGACGTAAATCTTTTGGCGCTTTCGGCGTGCCATAAGAGTAAAACAGATGCATCATGGGGACCGATTGCCATGCAGCTCAAGGCGCGGGTTCTCCATTTCTTGCGAGGAAGACTCAATCAAGGAGACTCCGTGGAAATATCAAGAGACCCCGAAATGATTACCACAAGTGTGATCATGTGTTTATATGAAATCATTGATGCATGCGATGAACAGTGGGTAGTTTACCTTCGAGGCGCGCGCGACATTATCCGTATCCGAAAACAATTCCCATTACTTGCCACTGAAAAAAGCCTATGGCAGcctctcttttcattttcagaACGCTTCTTCGCATACCAGGATGTACTGGGACGAACAGCATGTGCCGGTGTACCAAATTTCAAGAGTTGTGCTTGGACATCGAAAGCTCACGAAATCGATATATCAATGGGCTGTTCCCCAGAACTCTTCCACATACTAGGGTCAGTCACAGATCTAATTAAACTGAAACGTAAAGATCCTATGTGTGCATCTGAGGAGCTGTTTATCAATGAAGCTGCAAGCCTGGAGCAACGACTCAATGGTCTCATCCAGACTGTACATCAGGATGACGATTGTGTAATTTTGCACTCGGCAGAATTGAAGCGACAGGCGGCTATCTTGTACCTTCACTGCACTCTGTACAACGCATCGCCTAACACAGATTTTGTTGTCAGGCGAGTTCctgaaattcttcaaaatatttccCTGTGCCTAGATAGTGGCCTTGTAACAAGTTTGACATGGCCTGTTTTCGTTGCGGCAGTCGAACTCAATCCACTAGATGACATGATTATGCTTGACAATAGACATGTGTCAGGGCGAGAATTTGTTCTCAGTACATTGGCAGTAATGTCAACCTGTACCATTGCAAATTTAGAGAGGACGAGATCAGTCATAGTGGATGTTTGGCAACGCAGAGATTTATCTTTGTTAGAAAACACTATGCAGGGCATTACAAGCGATTGGGAGAAGTATGTCGAGCCTGTTAGTGTAAATTTAAGTCTCGGGTAACGGAAGACACTATACTTAGTCAAAATCTTTCATTGAGAGATTCGCCTTAAAGCTCCTGCCCGACCAACTGTTTCTgaattcccattcccagATTTCAGTCGAATAATTCTCTCATCAGGATCCCAGAAAGACAAATCAATCATATAGTCTTATCAAATGCGGCCAACTTTGGGGCGATCCAAGCTACCCTCACCATGGATGGTTAACAGAAGTATGAGGCAGGCCCCCACTTTTCACATCAAGGTCAGATGCGGAGTAAAGCTCGCTTCTCACCAGAACCTTCATCCTAAAACGATCGGCCATTCAATTGGTATTCTGTGATCGATTATCGAGATATGTGAGATATGTCTGATTCGAAAAGGGCAAGTTGTAGACGACAGGTACATGTATAAAGATGCCTTCCTTTGTCTTTGTCAACAATGTACTCTGCCAACAGGTCTACACCCAATATGTCACAAGTTACAATCGAAGATGTTCTAGATACTGAGTATATTATCGACGGTAATCACCCTGCCACCTCACTGCTTTTTCAATGGCTCACTGAATATATAGTTGATCACTCACTGAACCATTCTCGCTCGGGAGGAGACCCATCGAATATTATTATGGTTCCTCGGCCCACGACCTGTGGTGGAGATCCCCTGGTATAACTCTTTGTTGAATTGGGACTATCATTATTTTGGTGAAAAAAGTTAAGCTTTGGCCGCGATGGAAGAAATACTGCCAACTGTTCCTTGTTACGTAAGTTTCTTACTGACGTAGAAACCAGTGAGCCGACGTATGTTTAACTGACTTATAATCAGACTCTATGCTTCTATATTCAGCTTCGGAGAGAACACTCTTGGAGGTATGTAAAGAAGGTGTTGATCATTGGGTCCAAATTGGCTGACGTGAGATATCAGCTGCTTGGGAGACCTTATCCAAGGACACAAATGTTAACATTCCCACCATGAATGGCGATTCGGCTCTCAACTACCTACTACTGGTTGGTTATGTAATAAGTAGTATCATGCAGTTCTCTTTTTAAACAATTTTTGGGCCTTCTGTAACATACTTTGGATACCTGCAGCTAAAAAGCTGGGCAGCAGATTTGTATTTCTGACCACGGCTCTAACTTGCATGTGTGCTGGTATTTGGCTTGGCGAGTTTCACGGTAATGGACAGTGGATAGGTGCCATGACCTTGAATGGTTTGGATACATCAGCATATCAGGCTGTAATCCAATTAACCATATTCAACATATTCTTTGTCTATTAACGTGGCAGGACGCTTGCAGTTTGTCTGTTCGGACAACAACTTAGGTCTGTGTGGGCTCTATTGGTATCATAGATATGACCAGGATTTGAAGCTCACTGTTCTATAGCCTTGGTCTCATTTCTGGAGGTTATATCGCCGATGGCcctggatggagatggattcAGTACATTGTAGGCATTATCGATGGCGTTGTATTTTTGTTGCTATTTTTTTCCTTCGAAGAGATGGCATTTCCacacttcctcttctcctcaatAGCCACTGATCGAGATCGAGCTGTTGCATAAACAAATGTTGAGTCGAGCGAgaaagatttggagatgtcGAATACAAGGCTGTCGCACAATTCCACTTCGGTAGAATCGCCGTCTTCGCTATTTCCAAGACGAACCTACCTCCAAACCCTCACGCTGTTGGTACACGAGCCAGCTGATACGATAACATACTGGGACTACTTCATGCGTCCCTTCTTGCTGTAGTTGTTTACTACAGCTGTTATTCCAGGGTTCATCTTCGCTTTTGGATGCACAGCTGGGATAGTATCCTTCAATACtatatcaaagattttttCCTCTGATCCATATGGCTTCTCATCAACGACAGTTGgccttattttcttttgcaaCCCTCATCGGATCTATCATCGGTTACTTCACTGGAGTGGCATCTGATCATATTGTTATTTTGCTTGCCAGTCGCAACAAGGTGGTTGAGGAGCCTGAAGTGCGTCTCTGGACCCTTACTGCAAGTTTCTTGTATGCGGCTGTCGGTTATATGCTCTACGGTTGGGGTGCTCAGACTCAGGCAAGCTGGGTCGCAGTTTCTATTGGCTTGGGGGCTCTAATGGCTCAGCAAGTGAGCGCCTGCACAATCGCCACCCCATATGCAATGGAAAGTTTCCCCGGTCTTGCCGGTGAACTAGTGGTTATATTGGCAATGTGCAGCTCCATGGTCAATTTTGCAATTTCATACAGTGTGCAACCCTTCATTGATGCTACAGAATAGGGTTggacatttttcttttttggaatGTGCGTTCTAGCTAGTATATCTGGTGGAGTTCTGCTTATGATGcatggaaggaaatggagatggaaatgtgCTCCAAAATATCgtcaatatataaacaagaCAGTCACACTGGTCTCTTGAATCGAATATACAAATAATGGAATTGATCAGCGCACGGCTCACTTATTTACCAAAATACACCCTTTAAGAGTGAGGCAACCCCTTGAGCAACTAATTTATGGACAATCTGGCTGGGATGATAGTCATTCCACCATAAACAACTAACGCCGTCCGCATTGATACAGGTAGCGTCGGCCGCGCCATACGCTGTAGGGTTGTCGATTGCGTTTAGAAAAGGAGTCTGGGTATCATACACCCAGGTGTTGGATCCAGCATTTGCGGCTTTGAATGATGCTATGCGTGAAACTAGAGCCGCATTGTACTGAGATATAGCGGTCGCCAGAGAAGCTTGTACGGCTGTCCCTTGGCCTACGAAAAGGGGACTATCTTGAGTTGCTTTATGTATCATCAGTTCCTGGTATTTcccttttcaatctcaatcaacaAGGGGACTCACGCGGAACGGTTAGGAATAGAAAGTTCCGGCCTCCTACATTGTAGAGTCGCTGGATCTCTGCGAAGTAAGAATCCATGATTTGACCGAGTAATGTAGTATAATTTGGAAGATAATATGAGTTTCCAACATCATTGACACCCATCCAAATGCCGAAAAGCGTATTGCTAGAGGACCAAGGCCCGGAGGGATTGTATTTAACGAACTGGTCTACTTGGTCAATGAAGGATAGTACGGTGGATGCAAATGGTGCAACAAGCGATGCGTTGGTAGTTGCGCCTCCATAAGCAAAGTTGTATGACAACATGAGCGTATTGTTATAAGACTCAACGAGGTACCCAATCTACATAACTTGCATCAGCAAATGGACGCATTCGAGTTTTTCAATTTACGTACCCAATTGAACCCGCCAGTGGTCGTGTAACCTTGAAGATTGGGATTCCCAAGAGGATTGCCGGCAGCTGGCTGGGTTAGAGTCGGGTCAAAGCCTGTTTGAGAGTATGAGTCGCCACTGACTTTGGAGTTAGTGGGACTTGAATTCAGATGCATAAATGGTTGTAATACACATAACGTACAAAGTTATGAAATACTCTACGGCTGCAGTCGATGTGGGGCCTAAGCAATTCATTTATAAGCTTAAGTAGCGGTTAGGTAGTTGGAATGACATATATATGCCATGGTCTTACTCTTTGTAGTAGAGGTCGAGGTTGAAGACACCTTTGTTGTTAATGTTGTAGACGTTTTTGAGGTTGTCGGGACACTTGTTGTCGTCTTCAAGCTTGAAGTACTGGTAGCTGCTCCTGGAAGACACTGACCTAGACAAAATGATGAGCACGCTGCAATGCAATGTAGTCAAGGAAAACACTACTATAGTATGCGTTCTGGTAGACACAAGTGCTCCCTGTAGCACAAGTTGTCGCACCCGTCCAGCTCGAACCTCCGCATTGACCATACACGGCCTGCTGAGCGGCCGTTGTTGCTACACATAGAAGTAGAggaataattatttttgcCATTAGATTGGAATCTATAACATCAAACCATGGACACGGGGCATGTGAATCTCGAGGGGGAAAAGTCGTGTTTATAGATAGTCGTCAACAATAAGCCTAAGAACAATAATACGTGTCTTGATCACAAATGAGTATTTATCCCACCAGTACCATAGAATTATCTCCACAAAGACCGgaaaaattattttgatctGAGTTGCAtcttgatgtgatgatgagtTCCGTCCAATAGGGATCATCAGAAAGTCGGCTATGAGGGGCGAGAGCCGTCGGCACCGGATTCCCGGTCCGGTTACTATAATTTCATTCGTTAACATTCCTATACGTTAAAATGGAGAGAAAGCTTAATCTCGAAATCAAGAGTCTCCAGACCAGCCGTTAGAGAAACATAATCTTCAGACTACGAACTTGTAGAATTTTGTTTCTTATGAGTTCGTAGAagcaaaatatattaaagttataCACTATGTATTACGTAATAATGTATCTCTATCAGAGTGTGATTTTTATACTTGGAACATTTATAAAACCTcttctaattgattataaatg contains the following coding sequences:
- the Bcdao4 gene encoding Bcdao4, giving the protein MPTELTKSSRILIVGGGTWAVSTALHLARRGYIDVTILDSYPIPSPIAAGNDVNKIVEEGSFTEGEDDISMILLNKATEGWLNDSVFKPYYHSTGYIVAADTPAALEHIEKRELPDSKSGFVRITTAEDFRKTMPPGVLTGDFPGWKGVFKSSGAGWVHARKALESAAKEADRLGVKFITGSPEGSVTSLLYEDGDVLGVKTADGKEHRGDRTILAAGAGADALFDFKDQLRPTAWTLGHIKMSEDETKLYKNLPVLFNIEKGFFMEPDEDNHELKICDEHPGYCNWIKGPDGKIRSIPFSKQQIPIDSSKRIRQFLLETMPHLADRPLSFARVCWCADTPDRAFLIDTPPGFASLTLAVGGSGHGFMHITSVGGFVVDLMEGVLDPKLKNAFRWRPETAVNRNWKDLLGRFGGPNEIMDFQDVREWTDLPTR